In Balaenoptera acutorostrata chromosome 19, mBalAcu1.1, whole genome shotgun sequence, the following proteins share a genomic window:
- the C5AR1 gene encoding C5a anaphylatoxin chemotactic receptor 1, protein MDSMTNSTSDYYDYSNWTDNPNILVDDSSQTRRLHTPDVIALVIFAVVFLVGVPGNALVVCVTGSEVRRTINAIWFLNLAVADLLSCLALPILFASIVQHNHWPFGGTACGILPSLILLNMFASILLLATISADRFLLVFNPIWCQNYRGARWAWVACGVAWALALLLTIPSFVFRKVHVEHFPPKVMCVLDYGKDGLYTERAVAIIRLVVGFLGPLATLTVCYTILLIRAWRRSATRSTKTLKVVVAVVASFFVFWLPYQVTGMLLFFFHKANFKSVSALDALCVSIAYINCCINPIIYVVAAQGFHARFLKSLPSRIRDVLVEESVGRESKSNTFSTVDTPTLKSQAV, encoded by the coding sequence GACTCCATGACTAATAGCACCTCTGATTACTACGATTATAGCAACTGGACCGACAACCCCAACATACTGGTGGATGACTCTTCCCAAACCCGCAGGCTGCATACTCCAGATGTGATCGCCCTGGTTATCTTTGCAGTCGTCTTCCTGGTGGGAGTGCCAGGCAACGCCCTGGTGGTCTGTGTGACGGGGTCCGAGGTCAGGCGAACCATCAATGCCATCTGGTTTCTCAACCTGGCGGTGGCTGACCTCCTCTCCTGCCTGGCGCTGCCCATCTTGTTTGCATCCATTGTCCAGCACAACCACTGGCCCTTCGGTGGCACTGCTTGTGGAATCCTGCCCTCTCTCATCCTGCTTAACATGTTTGCCAGCATCTTGCTCCTGGCCACCATCAGCGCCGACCGCTTCCTGCTGGTGTTTAATCCCATCTGGTGCCAGAACTATCGAGGGGCCCGCTGGGCCTGGGTGGCCTGCGGTGTGGCCTGGGCCTTGGCTCTGCTGCTGACCATACCTTCCTTTGTGTTTCGTAAGGTCCACGTGGAGCACTTCCCACCCAAGGTGATGTGCGTGCTTGACTATGGTAAGGACGGTTTATATACGGAGAGGGCCGTGGCCATCATCCGGCTGGTCGTGGGCTTCCTGGGCCCGCTGGCCACACTGACGGTCTGTTACACCATCCTTCTGATCCGGGCGTGGAGACGCAGTGCTACCCGCTCCACCAAGACTCTCaaggtggtggtggcagtggtagcCAGCTTCTTTGTCTTCTGGCTGCCCTACCAGGTGACAGGGATGTTGCTGTTTTTTTTCCACAAGGCAAACTTCAAATCCGTGTCCGCTCTGGATGCCCTGTGCGTCTCCATAGCTTATATCAATTGCTGTATTAACCCCATCATCTACGTGGTCGCTGCCCAGGGCTTTCATGCCCGGTTCCTCAAGTCCCTCCCCTCCAGGATCCGGGATGTGTTGGTCGAAGAGTCCGTGGGCAGGGAGAGCAAGTCCAACACGTTCTCCACGGTGGACACCCCGACCCTGAAGAGCCAGGCGGTGTAA